Proteins encoded together in one Thermovenabulum gondwanense window:
- a CDS encoding stage V sporulation protein S, producing MEVLKVSAQSKPKAVAGALAAVLREKGVAELQAVGAGAVNQAVKAIAITRGFVAPNGLDLVAIPAFAEIEIDGEERTAIKFIVEPR from the coding sequence ATGGAAGTACTAAAAGTATCAGCTCAATCAAAACCTAAAGCTGTTGCTGGGGCACTGGCAGCTGTTCTGAGGGAAAAAGGAGTTGCTGAACTTCAGGCAGTGGGTGCCGGTGCTGTAAACCAGGCTGTTAAAGCCATTGCAATTACAAGAGGCTTTGTTGCTCCAAATGGATTAGATTTAGTAGCTATTCCTGCCTTTGCAGAGATTGAAATCGATGGAGAAGAAAGAACAGCAATAAAATTTA